One segment of Candidatus Pantoea bituminis DNA contains the following:
- a CDS encoding cupin domain-containing protein, whose protein sequence is MLTNLLHTFPEAAKKGAEETFETILSRPNLCIERIVSSGQASPPDFWYCQQQGEWVMVIQGAAGLQLENEPDERVLRAGDFVNIPAQCRHRINWTSSEELTVWLAVHYEIPAE, encoded by the coding sequence ATGCTCACCAATCTTTTACACACGTTTCCCGAAGCGGCTAAAAAGGGGGCAGAGGAGACGTTTGAAACCATCCTCAGCCGACCCAACTTGTGCATTGAGCGTATCGTTTCCAGTGGGCAAGCCAGCCCGCCTGATTTTTGGTATTGCCAACAGCAAGGAGAATGGGTGATGGTGATTCAGGGGGCCGCCGGTTTGCAACTGGAAAATGAGCCGGACGAGCGAGTCTTAAGGGCTGGTGATTTCGTGAATATTCCGGCGCAGTGCCGTCATCGCATTAACTGGACAAGTAGCGAAGAACTCACGGTGTGGCTGGCGGTGCATTACGAGATTCCGGCGGAATAG
- a CDS encoding histidine kinase dimerization/phospho-acceptor domain-containing protein encodes MSWLVLSILSAGLAGLWQIQQQYDLRNAEFYRIQRALSNILTQNETFLPLLSGNESLAALQHKFPQLLAMEKTQGRALDSQRVEPAQAGRYWLYNPYQQTRFLIELEPLMRNKTDFLSLRLLWQQQPMIIEGSAKPKAFWHWQQALAHPLQPFVLEADANPAWRQLSWLPLISATMLWGLIVAATLALFSQRQQQKRAEQRALYYQHSRLNALGEITAGMVHEINQPLTAIQTYVQSAQRLVARGEYAMLPQALEASLRQTQRISELLKRFRDNVSQKRFC; translated from the coding sequence ATGAGTTGGCTCGTTCTAAGCATTTTGTCTGCCGGGCTGGCGGGTCTGTGGCAGATACAACAGCAATACGATCTGCGTAATGCTGAGTTTTACCGCATTCAACGTGCGCTGAGCAATATCCTCACTCAAAACGAAACGTTCTTGCCACTGCTATCCGGTAACGAATCGCTGGCGGCACTGCAACACAAATTCCCTCAACTGCTGGCGATGGAAAAGACCCAAGGCCGTGCGCTTGACAGTCAGCGTGTCGAGCCCGCTCAGGCAGGGCGTTACTGGCTTTATAATCCTTATCAACAAACCCGCTTTTTAATTGAGCTGGAACCATTGATGCGCAATAAAACCGACTTTCTGTCGCTGCGTTTACTATGGCAGCAGCAGCCAATGATTATCGAGGGCAGCGCGAAACCGAAAGCGTTTTGGCATTGGCAGCAAGCGTTGGCGCATCCGCTGCAACCCTTTGTTCTGGAAGCGGATGCCAATCCAGCCTGGCGACAGCTTTCCTGGCTACCGCTGATTTCAGCGACGATGTTGTGGGGCCTCATTGTGGCGGCTACGCTGGCCTTATTCAGCCAACGTCAGCAGCAGAAGCGAGCAGAGCAGCGCGCGCTCTATTATCAACATTCCCGCCTCAATGCGCTGGGTGAAATCACGGCTGGGATGGTGCATGAGATCAATCAGCCGCTTACCGCTATTCAAACCTATGTCCAGAGTGCACAGCGGCTGGTGGCGCGCGGGGAATATGCCATGCTGCCCCAGGCGCTGGAAGCCTCATTGCGCCAGACGCAGCGCATCAGTGAACTGCTTAAACGTTTTCGTGACAATGTTTCCCAAAAGAGATTTTGCTAG
- a CDS encoding CynX/NimT family MFS transporter: protein MTTVQTPAKASSVISSSGFFLFVLLLTAANLRAPITAVGPVLEDIRLTFGLSASAAGLFNFIPLILFAVLAPVAAFMSQRIGLERSLWGALCLITAGSIVRWSESETALWSGTVLLSAGIAAANVLLPPLIKRDFTKHTAKYIGLYAATMSITASLASGVAVPLTALSDLGWRLSVGVWAVPAMIALLVWLPLLRHRHQQPTSTSSTENLPTRNPWRTLIGWQVALFMALQSLAFYTLIDWFTPYAQAHGFSQAQAGWLLFWYQAVAIVANLGCMVALKRVRDARLLAFIASSAIFFGMLGLLLYPQLAIVWLTLAGLGAGASLVLSLSLFNLRARHHRQASQLSGMAQCVGYGLAALGPLFFGILHEHSGNWTLPFSVLVALSCVQMLLAPLAGSAKQIS, encoded by the coding sequence ATGACGACTGTTCAAACACCGGCTAAAGCCTCCTCCGTTATTTCGAGTTCTGGATTTTTCCTCTTTGTTTTATTGCTTACCGCGGCCAACCTGCGCGCGCCGATTACCGCCGTTGGGCCGGTGCTGGAAGATATCCGTCTGACATTTGGCCTAAGCGCCAGTGCTGCGGGCCTGTTCAACTTTATTCCGCTGATCCTGTTTGCTGTGTTAGCGCCCGTAGCGGCGTTTATGAGCCAGCGAATTGGCCTGGAGCGCAGCTTATGGGGCGCGCTCTGCTTAATTACTGCGGGTTCAATCGTTCGCTGGAGCGAAAGTGAAACCGCGCTCTGGTCAGGAACCGTGTTATTAAGCGCAGGGATTGCGGCGGCCAATGTGTTGTTACCGCCCCTGATCAAGCGCGACTTCACCAAACACACCGCCAAGTATATTGGTTTATATGCGGCAACCATGTCGATTACCGCCAGTCTGGCATCGGGTGTTGCGGTGCCGCTTACCGCGCTCTCCGATCTTGGATGGCGCTTGTCGGTGGGCGTGTGGGCGGTGCCAGCGATGATTGCACTCCTGGTCTGGTTGCCGCTGCTGCGCCATCGTCATCAACAGCCAACATCAACGTCATCCACAGAAAACCTGCCCACTCGCAATCCCTGGCGAACCCTTATCGGCTGGCAAGTCGCGCTGTTTATGGCGCTGCAATCTCTGGCTTTCTACACCTTGATCGACTGGTTTACGCCCTATGCGCAAGCCCACGGTTTTAGCCAGGCGCAAGCCGGATGGCTGCTGTTTTGGTATCAGGCTGTGGCAATTGTGGCCAATTTAGGTTGTATGGTGGCGCTGAAACGCGTGCGCGATGCCAGGTTGCTTGCGTTCATCGCTTCATCTGCGATCTTTTTTGGCATGCTGGGATTACTGCTGTATCCGCAGTTAGCGATAGTTTGGCTGACACTGGCAGGATTAGGCGCGGGCGCATCGCTGGTGCTCTCTCTTTCGCTGTTCAACTTGCGCGCCCGCCATCACCGTCAGGCTTCACAGTTATCCGGCATGGCACAATGCGTGGGTTATGGATTGGCGGCGCTGGGACCGCTATTTTTTGGCATACTGCATGAGCACAGCGGTAACTGGACATTGCCGTTTAGCGTGCTGGTGGCGTTGAGTTGCGTGCAAATGTTGCTCGCACCGCTGGCGGGCAGCGCGAAGCAGATTAGCTAA
- a CDS encoding D-2-hydroxyacid dehydrogenase, with the protein MRVHFAGFWCGLFKNDKRTKNENCYPRWRNVADPPTQPEWCSDWQFRANTDAESIVAALAGATIAITNKVPLRAETLAQLPDLRYICVAATGYDCIDLNACRERGIVVSNVPGYSTRSVSEGVIAFIFALRRQLVDYVNSTHQAWPNSPHFCVHRQPILDIAGATLGIVGKGDIGKAVGRMATALGMNVLYAERKGSETIREGYVSFEEMLASSDVITLHCPLSDQTRQLIDRESLSKMKPQALLINTARGGLINEADLAAALRDATIGGAALDVLSSEPPGRDNPLVQAELPTLLLTPHIAWASQSGVHNLLQGITANLAGFQQGAPVNVVS; encoded by the coding sequence ATGCGGGTCCACTTTGCTGGCTTTTGGTGTGGGTTATTCAAAAACGATAAAAGGACGAAAAATGAAAATTGTTACCCTCGATGGCGAAACGTTGCCGATCCCCCAACACAACCTGAATGGTGTAGCGACTGGCAATTTCGCGCGAATACTGATGCTGAGAGTATTGTCGCAGCGCTGGCTGGCGCGACCATCGCCATCACCAACAAAGTCCCGCTGCGAGCGGAAACGCTGGCGCAACTTCCCGACCTTCGCTACATCTGCGTAGCGGCAACCGGTTATGACTGTATCGATCTCAACGCCTGTCGCGAGCGCGGTATTGTGGTCAGTAACGTGCCTGGGTATTCAACACGCAGCGTTTCAGAAGGCGTCATCGCGTTTATCTTCGCACTGCGCCGTCAGCTGGTGGATTACGTCAACAGCACACATCAGGCCTGGCCAAATTCACCCCATTTTTGTGTACACCGTCAGCCAATTTTGGATATTGCTGGCGCAACGCTGGGCATTGTCGGCAAAGGTGATATCGGCAAAGCAGTGGGACGTATGGCGACAGCATTAGGTATGAACGTGCTGTATGCCGAGCGCAAAGGCAGTGAGACGATACGCGAAGGTTATGTCAGCTTCGAGGAGATGTTAGCCAGCAGCGATGTGATTACGCTGCATTGCCCGCTGAGCGATCAAACGCGCCAGCTGATTGACCGCGAATCCCTGAGCAAAATGAAACCGCAGGCACTGCTGATCAACACCGCGCGAGGCGGATTGATCAACGAAGCCGATCTGGCGGCTGCCTTGCGCGACGCAACGATTGGTGGTGCCGCGCTGGATGTGCTGAGTAGCGAGCCGCCAGGACGTGACAACCCGCTGGTGCAAGCTGAACTCCCGACGCTGCTGCTGACGCCGCATATTGCCTGGGCAAGTCAAAGCGGCGTTCATAATTTACTGCAAGGTATTACGGCTAATCTGGCGGGTTTCCAGCAGGGCGCGCCGGTAAACGTCGTCAGTTAA
- a CDS encoding DUF2946 domain-containing protein, whose translation MTFSARLQHQLTACIAILAVLLLFVAPVVSKNLAERHDKMVMTHDMSAMRADMSMMHHHTDMPMSDHAMTMDESFACGYCDLLVHVPLMLWVFVTLIWLMLVISRAPPTPALVQPLLRRVTGIHRPRAPPHSAFNFTAF comes from the coding sequence ATGACCTTTTCTGCGCGGCTGCAACATCAACTCACTGCCTGTATTGCGATACTGGCCGTGCTGCTGCTGTTTGTTGCGCCCGTGGTGTCGAAGAACCTTGCAGAACGTCATGACAAAATGGTTATGACGCACGACATGTCAGCCATGCGTGCCGATATGTCGATGATGCATCATCACACCGATATGCCCATGTCCGATCATGCAATGACGATGGATGAAAGCTTCGCCTGCGGTTACTGTGATTTGCTGGTGCATGTTCCGTTGATGTTGTGGGTGTTTGTCACGCTGATCTGGCTGATGCTGGTGATCTCCCGCGCGCCCCCGACGCCTGCCCTTGTTCAACCGCTGTTGCGACGCGTTACTGGCATCCATCGCCCGCGCGCACCGCCACATTCTGCGTTCAACTTCACTGCTTTTTGA
- a CDS encoding GlcG/HbpS family heme-binding protein produces the protein MKIALMTLAFLASGSAYAASNNATLVEKNISLNQANSLASAAIASCAAQQYNVAVTVVDRAGIVKAVQRMDNAGPHTVEASRMKAFTALSSKNSSGKVMEAAQKNPGAANMTAIPGYLLLAGGVPVKSGDQVIGAIGIGGAPGGHLDETCALEALKSFDAS, from the coding sequence ATGAAAATCGCTTTAATGACACTCGCCTTTTTAGCTTCTGGTTCGGCCTATGCTGCTTCAAATAACGCAACGCTAGTTGAAAAAAATATTTCGTTAAATCAGGCGAATAGCCTGGCAAGCGCAGCCATCGCCTCTTGTGCAGCACAACAATATAACGTGGCAGTAACGGTTGTTGATCGCGCGGGTATTGTTAAAGCAGTACAGCGCATGGACAATGCAGGCCCGCATACGGTAGAAGCCAGCCGCATGAAAGCGTTCACCGCATTAAGCAGTAAAAACAGCAGCGGCAAGGTAATGGAAGCCGCGCAGAAAAATCCAGGCGCAGCCAATATGACCGCGATTCCAGGTTATCTGCTACTGGCGGGCGGCGTGCCGGTGAAGAGCGGCGACCAGGTGATTGGCGCTATCGGTATTGGCGGTGCACCGGGCGGCCATCTTGATGAAACCTGTGCGCTCGAAGCATTGAAAAGCTTTGATGCGTCTTAA